In Pseudoduganella albidiflava, a single window of DNA contains:
- a CDS encoding PQQ-dependent sugar dehydrogenase — MKPILVLGALLASGAALAQNAQYPAGWGPNPQLPAPEKSLIPTVNVAPTDVWRENEKPVPAAGFTVTAYARNLDHPRWLYVLPNGDVLVAETNAPPKPEDSKGVKGAIMKHMQKKAGAVTPSANRITLLRGVDANGAAQQRHVFLKNLSSPFGMVLVDKDFYVANSDAVVRFPYEEGKTAIAATGAKVMSLPAGPLNHHWTKNITASPDGKFLYMTVGSNSNVAENGMDKEEGRAAIWQLERATGKSRLFATGLRNPNGMAWEPKTKTLWTVVNERDELGNDLVPDYLTSVQDGGFYGWPYSWFGQHVDTRVKEQRPDLVAKAIVPDYALGGHTASLGLEFYEGKLFPASYHGGAFIGQHGSWNRKPHSGYKVVFVPFADGKPSGPPQDILTGFLSKEERAKGRPVGVAVAKDGALLVADDVGNTIWRVVPAAK; from the coding sequence ATGAAACCGATCCTCGTCCTTGGCGCCTTGCTGGCCAGCGGTGCCGCGCTGGCCCAGAACGCCCAATACCCGGCCGGCTGGGGCCCCAATCCCCAGTTGCCGGCACCGGAAAAATCGCTGATCCCGACCGTGAACGTGGCGCCCACCGATGTGTGGCGGGAAAACGAAAAACCGGTCCCCGCGGCCGGCTTCACGGTCACGGCCTACGCGCGCAACCTGGACCATCCGCGCTGGCTCTACGTGCTGCCCAACGGCGATGTGCTGGTGGCCGAGACCAATGCGCCGCCGAAGCCCGAGGACAGCAAGGGCGTCAAGGGCGCGATCATGAAGCACATGCAGAAGAAGGCCGGTGCCGTCACGCCGTCGGCCAACCGCATCACGCTGCTGCGCGGCGTGGATGCGAACGGCGCGGCGCAGCAGCGCCACGTCTTCCTGAAGAACCTGAGCTCGCCGTTCGGCATGGTCCTGGTGGACAAGGATTTCTATGTGGCGAACTCGGATGCCGTGGTGCGCTTCCCCTACGAGGAAGGCAAGACGGCGATCGCGGCGACGGGCGCAAAGGTGATGAGCCTGCCGGCCGGCCCGCTGAACCACCACTGGACGAAGAACATCACCGCCAGCCCGGATGGCAAGTTCCTGTACATGACGGTGGGCTCGAACTCGAACGTCGCCGAGAACGGCATGGACAAGGAAGAAGGCCGCGCCGCGATATGGCAGCTGGAGCGCGCCACCGGCAAGTCGCGCCTGTTCGCCACGGGCTTGCGCAACCCGAACGGCATGGCGTGGGAACCGAAGACGAAAACGCTGTGGACCGTCGTCAACGAACGCGACGAACTGGGCAACGACCTGGTGCCGGACTACCTGACCTCGGTGCAGGACGGCGGCTTCTACGGCTGGCCCTACAGCTGGTTCGGCCAGCATGTGGACACCCGTGTCAAGGAACAGCGCCCGGACCTCGTGGCGAAGGCGATCGTGCCGGATTACGCGCTGGGCGGCCATACGGCTTCGCTGGGCCTGGAATTCTATGAAGGCAAGCTGTTCCCGGCCAGCTACCACGGCGGCGCCTTCATCGGCCAGCACGGCTCGTGGAACCGCAAGCCGCATAGCGGCTACAAGGTGGTGTTCGTACCATTCGCGGACGGCAAGCCGTCCGGCCCGCCGCAGGATATCCTCACCGGCTTCCTCAGCAAGGAAGAACGCGCCAAGGGCCGCCCGGTCGGCGTGGCGGTGGCCAAGGATGGCGCGCTGCTGGTCGCGGACGACGTGGGCAACACCATCTGGCGCGTGGTGCCGGCCGCCAAGTAA
- a CDS encoding DUF3667 domain-containing protein, translated as MEGWIATESHRLKPVPNHAPDHHAVPADCRNCGAAVSGNYCAHCGQETRLHMPSLAEFAHEFITHYVALEGKLWGTFTRLLFRPGALTNEYLSGRRRRYVEPLRVYLTLSILFFALVKFSGVNIYSETEPSAPAAATAGAGQGKAAQTEDEDGRIRLGDALGPDVERWAPAVRRTVDRFDSLGPQDKARVLKDGFFRYAPYAMFFLMPVFALYLKGLYLGTGRRYGEHLLFALHANAFAFAVFSIFLLMPDGFIKFMLFCWLIGYLPWAMQRVYRKGLFGTAWRWAVLMALHLLSVVVAIVAAAFLGVAMAP; from the coding sequence ATGGAGGGCTGGATCGCCACCGAAAGCCATCGTTTGAAACCTGTTCCGAACCACGCACCCGATCACCATGCGGTGCCCGCCGACTGCCGCAACTGCGGCGCCGCCGTGTCCGGCAATTACTGCGCCCACTGCGGGCAGGAAACGCGGCTGCACATGCCGAGCCTTGCCGAGTTCGCCCACGAATTCATCACCCATTACGTGGCGCTGGAAGGCAAGCTGTGGGGTACTTTCACGCGGCTGCTGTTCCGGCCGGGCGCGCTGACGAACGAATACCTGTCAGGCCGGCGCCGGCGCTACGTGGAACCGCTGCGGGTCTACCTGACGCTGTCGATCCTGTTCTTCGCACTGGTCAAGTTCTCGGGCGTAAACATCTACAGTGAAACGGAGCCTTCGGCACCGGCCGCGGCCACCGCCGGCGCCGGGCAGGGCAAGGCGGCGCAAACGGAGGACGAGGACGGGCGGATCCGGCTGGGCGACGCGCTAGGGCCGGACGTGGAACGCTGGGCGCCCGCCGTGCGGCGCACGGTCGACCGCTTCGATTCGCTCGGCCCGCAGGACAAGGCGCGCGTGCTGAAGGATGGCTTCTTCCGTTACGCGCCGTATGCGATGTTCTTCCTGATGCCGGTGTTCGCGCTGTACCTGAAGGGGCTGTACCTGGGCACCGGCCGGCGTTATGGCGAACACCTGCTGTTCGCGCTGCATGCCAACGCGTTTGCCTTTGCGGTATTTTCCATCTTCCTGCTGATGCCGGACGGGTTCATCAAGTTCATGCTGTTCTGCTGGCTGATCGGCTACCTGCCGTGGGCCATGCAGCGCGTCTACCGCAAGGGCCTGTTCGGCACCGCGTGGCGCTGGGCGGTGCTGATGGCGCTGCACCTGCTGTCGGTGGTGGTGGCGATCGTGGCAGCGGCGTTCCTCGGCGTGGCCATGGCGCCCTGA